Proteins encoded by one window of Candidatus Ozemobacteraceae bacterium:
- a CDS encoding FAD binding domain-containing protein produces the protein MLKHLTQFYRPATIEEACALLAAKDRRNAVLAGGTHIAAVNDSTIEGLVDLGGLNLSYIRRTEEGYAIGAMTPVQDVFKSSMLVGPSGQLLRAAAGRIGSTLLRHSITAGGNLMALFPWSDLPPALLALDAQALCRRGVPKRTVAVKNLIETGPRHYMEPGEILVELQVPEYGRGTGVAFHKFSKTTNDYAMITVAVRITMQGETVKEARIALNAVCKKAQRRPDAEKQLENMVPTAERIAAAAAAAARDLDMTTDFRASREYREEVLPVFVRRCIDEALHQARA, from the coding sequence ATGCTGAAACATCTCACGCAGTTTTACCGTCCGGCGACGATCGAGGAAGCCTGCGCCCTGCTGGCCGCCAAAGATCGGCGGAACGCTGTCCTCGCGGGTGGAACCCACATTGCGGCCGTCAACGACTCGACGATCGAAGGACTGGTCGATCTCGGCGGGTTGAATCTTTCCTACATCAGGCGCACCGAGGAAGGATATGCGATTGGCGCGATGACCCCCGTTCAGGACGTTTTCAAGTCATCGATGCTCGTCGGTCCGTCCGGCCAGCTTCTCCGGGCGGCCGCCGGCAGGATCGGTTCGACCCTGCTTCGGCATTCGATCACGGCCGGCGGCAACCTGATGGCCCTTTTCCCGTGGTCGGACCTGCCTCCCGCCCTGCTCGCGCTCGACGCGCAGGCGCTCTGCCGGCGCGGCGTTCCCAAGCGCACCGTGGCGGTGAAGAACCTGATCGAAACGGGCCCTCGGCATTACATGGAACCGGGCGAGATCCTGGTCGAGCTCCAGGTGCCGGAATACGGCCGCGGGACCGGCGTTGCCTTTCACAAGTTCTCGAAGACGACCAACGATTACGCGATGATCACCGTCGCCGTGCGTATCACGATGCAGGGCGAAACCGTGAAGGAAGCCCGCATTGCGCTGAACGCGGTGTGCAAAAAGGCCCAGCGGCGGCCCGATGCGGAAAAACAGCTCGAGAACATGGTTCCGACGGCCGAACGCATTGCCGCAGCCGCTGCAGCCGCCGCCCGCGATCTCGATATGACCACCGATTTCCGCGCCTCACGCGAGTATCGCGAAGAGGTGCTGCCGGTCTTCGTGCGTCGCTGCATCGACGAAGCGCTGCACCAGGCCCGCGCCTGA
- a CDS encoding (2Fe-2S)-binding protein — protein MNVTMTINGKKRTFEIDPRTLLLDLLRANGYKSVKKGCGEGSCGACAVLIDGRPKNSCLLFAAQCEGATITTAEGLGTPEHPHPLQTAFVKHGATQCGYCNPGSLIAAKALLDRNPHPTEAEVREALDGNLCRCTGYVKRIEAVMDVASGGKKA, from the coding sequence ATGAACGTCACGATGACGATCAACGGAAAGAAGCGCACGTTCGAGATCGATCCTCGCACGCTGCTGCTCGATCTGCTGCGCGCAAACGGATACAAGAGCGTCAAAAAAGGCTGCGGGGAAGGCTCGTGCGGTGCCTGCGCCGTGCTCATCGACGGTCGCCCGAAGAACTCCTGCCTGTTGTTTGCGGCACAATGCGAAGGCGCAACCATCACCACTGCCGAAGGGCTGGGGACCCCCGAACATCCGCACCCGCTGCAGACCGCGTTCGTGAAACACGGCGCGACCCAGTGCGGATACTGCAACCCCGGCTCGCTGATCGCCGCGAAGGCCCTGCTCGACCGGAACCCGCACCCGACCGAAGCCGAGGTGCGGGAAGCCCTCGACGGGAACCTCTGCCGCTGCACCGGCTACGTCAAGCGCATCGAAGCCGTGATGGACGTCGCTTCGGGAGGGAAAAAGGCATGA
- a CDS encoding molybdopterin-dependent oxidoreductase, with the protein MKKVVKSAVKPVKNAKPAESAVKPAVKTVKSAVKPLKPAKPVVKAVKPARKPGKPVATPKKVGAVKPVKSAVKPIKVVPAKSVKPAKMEKSVVKPAETKKPAKTVRSIKPVKSVAKPAKVEKAGKPAAKPSKTGKPSKSVADPKIISPKIISRKASPIPEPVFAFDRPDAFNVVNHSREKIDGYGLVCGTRKYTGDYDMPDALRIKVLTSPHAHARIKNIDTSEAQKVPGVVAVYTWKDVPRIAHTTAGQGYPEPSPYDTFILDNKVRFVGDRVAIVAAETVEAALEACKLIKVEYEVLPAVFDPEKAMEKDAPVIHDEPEAKMPIPAFYDAKRNHCAHVDARFGDIQKAFKDADVVLERKYYTHYAHHCAIEPHVCLSHLDENDRLTIYVSTQVPFHSRRITAQALGIPLKKVRVIKPRIGGGFGSKQEVLLEDVCGFVTLKTRRPAKWELTREEEFVSARTRHPMVVTIKSGVKKNGTITGISMKILSNTGAYGSHALTVMSNCGSKVLPLYKTNCVEFIGDTVYTNLPVCGAYRGYGATQAAFAMESQMDEMAAAIGMNPLEFRKMNHIKEGETSPVFKALGEGREGVDMKIGSCGLPKCIEIGAREIGWKEKQGRPGYGPKRRGVGMCILMQGSSIPEIDMGAAFIKMNDDGSFNMMVGATDLGTGSDTILAQIAAETLGCDHDDIVVYSSDTDFTPFDTGAYASSTTYLSGGAVIRAAEQVRDQIKAVAAAMLNEPVESITIEDKFAWGKNPKGKLSFGQICRFAMYEYNQFQIAAIGSHVTHASPPPFSAHFAEVEVDIETGEVKVLKYVAAVDCGTAINPQLADGQTQGGTLNGISFALTEEFVFDGKGRLLNPTFKNYKIFSTADLPELKTFLVPTYEPTGPYGAKSVSEICINGPLPAIANAIRDAVGIRLTRSPFTPEKVLRALREKAAGTHA; encoded by the coding sequence ATGAAGAAGGTCGTGAAATCTGCCGTGAAGCCCGTGAAGAACGCCAAGCCTGCAGAATCCGCCGTGAAACCGGCGGTCAAGACGGTGAAATCGGCGGTCAAGCCGCTCAAACCGGCAAAACCTGTCGTGAAGGCTGTGAAGCCGGCACGAAAACCGGGCAAGCCGGTTGCCACACCGAAAAAAGTCGGCGCCGTGAAACCCGTGAAATCTGCTGTGAAGCCGATCAAGGTTGTGCCGGCGAAATCCGTGAAACCGGCCAAGATGGAAAAATCCGTCGTCAAACCGGCCGAAACGAAAAAACCGGCGAAGACTGTCAGGTCGATCAAGCCCGTGAAGTCCGTCGCGAAACCCGCGAAGGTCGAAAAGGCCGGAAAGCCTGCCGCGAAACCCTCGAAGACCGGGAAGCCCTCGAAGTCCGTTGCCGATCCGAAGATCATCTCTCCGAAGATCATCTCCAGGAAGGCGTCTCCGATTCCCGAACCTGTCTTCGCGTTCGACCGGCCTGACGCGTTCAACGTCGTCAACCACAGTCGCGAGAAGATCGACGGCTATGGCCTCGTGTGCGGCACCAGAAAATATACCGGTGACTATGACATGCCGGACGCCCTCAGGATCAAGGTGCTGACAAGCCCGCACGCGCATGCCCGCATCAAAAACATCGACACGTCCGAGGCGCAAAAGGTCCCCGGCGTCGTTGCCGTCTATACGTGGAAAGACGTTCCACGCATCGCTCATACGACGGCAGGCCAGGGATATCCCGAGCCGTCGCCCTACGATACGTTCATCCTCGACAACAAGGTCCGGTTCGTCGGCGACCGTGTCGCGATCGTGGCGGCCGAGACTGTCGAGGCGGCGCTCGAGGCCTGCAAGCTGATCAAGGTCGAGTATGAGGTGCTTCCCGCGGTGTTCGATCCCGAGAAGGCGATGGAGAAAGACGCTCCCGTCATTCACGACGAGCCTGAGGCAAAGATGCCGATCCCGGCGTTCTACGACGCGAAACGCAATCACTGCGCTCATGTCGATGCCAGGTTCGGCGATATCCAGAAGGCGTTCAAAGATGCCGACGTCGTGCTCGAACGAAAATATTACACGCACTATGCACATCACTGCGCGATCGAGCCGCACGTCTGCCTCAGCCACCTCGACGAGAACGACCGCCTGACGATCTACGTTTCGACCCAGGTGCCGTTCCACTCCCGCCGCATCACGGCGCAGGCCCTCGGCATTCCGCTCAAAAAGGTCCGCGTGATCAAGCCCCGCATCGGCGGCGGTTTCGGCTCGAAACAGGAAGTGCTCCTCGAGGACGTCTGCGGCTTCGTCACCCTCAAGACCCGCCGGCCCGCGAAATGGGAACTGACCCGCGAGGAGGAGTTCGTCTCGGCCCGCACGCGCCACCCCATGGTCGTCACGATCAAGAGCGGCGTGAAGAAGAACGGCACGATCACTGGCATCTCGATGAAGATCCTGAGCAACACCGGCGCCTACGGCAGCCACGCGCTCACGGTCATGTCGAACTGCGGCTCGAAGGTTCTGCCGCTGTACAAGACGAACTGCGTCGAGTTCATCGGCGACACCGTCTACACCAACCTACCCGTCTGCGGCGCGTATCGCGGCTACGGGGCGACCCAGGCCGCGTTCGCGATGGAGTCCCAGATGGACGAGATGGCCGCCGCGATCGGGATGAATCCTCTCGAGTTCCGCAAGATGAACCATATCAAGGAAGGCGAGACCTCCCCCGTCTTCAAGGCGCTCGGCGAAGGCCGCGAAGGCGTCGATATGAAGATCGGCTCCTGTGGTCTGCCGAAGTGCATCGAGATCGGCGCGCGAGAGATCGGCTGGAAGGAAAAACAGGGCAGGCCCGGCTACGGCCCGAAACGGCGCGGCGTCGGCATGTGCATCCTGATGCAGGGAAGTTCGATTCCCGAGATCGATATGGGTGCCGCGTTCATCAAGATGAACGACGACGGTTCGTTCAACATGATGGTCGGTGCGACCGATCTTGGAACCGGCTCCGACACGATTCTCGCCCAGATCGCCGCCGAAACGCTCGGCTGCGACCATGACGATATCGTTGTCTATAGTTCCGACACCGACTTCACGCCGTTCGATACCGGTGCGTATGCAAGCTCGACCACCTATCTCTCGGGCGGCGCCGTCATCCGCGCGGCCGAGCAGGTGCGCGACCAGATCAAGGCCGTCGCTGCCGCGATGCTGAACGAGCCGGTCGAGAGCATCACGATCGAGGACAAGTTCGCCTGGGGCAAAAATCCGAAGGGCAAGCTCAGTTTCGGCCAGATCTGCCGGTTCGCGATGTACGAATACAACCAGTTCCAGATCGCGGCCATCGGCAGTCACGTGACCCACGCCTCGCCGCCCCCGTTCTCGGCGCATTTCGCCGAAGTCGAGGTCGACATCGAGACCGGCGAGGTGAAGGTGCTCAAATACGTCGCGGCGGTCGACTGCGGCACCGCGATCAACCCGCAGCTCGCCGACGGCCAGACCCAGGGCGGCACGCTCAACGGGATCAGCTTCGCCCTTACAGAAGAGTTCGTCTTCGACGGGAAGGGCCGCCTGCTCAACCCGACCTTCAAGAACTACAAGATCTTCAGCACGGCCGACCTGCCCGAGCTCAAGACCTTCCTGGTACCCACCTACGAACCCACCGGCCCGTACGGCGCCAAAAGCGTCAGCGAGATCTGCATCAACGGCCCGCTGCCGGCGATCGCCAACGCCATCAGGGACGCCGTCGGCATCCGCCTGACCCGGTCCCCCTTTACGCCCGAGAAGGTGCTCCGGGCGCTCAGGGAAAAAGCCGCGGGAACGCACGCGTGA
- a CDS encoding tetratricopeptide repeat protein encodes MACGNRSIAQSGNRRRPRLGVALVLVCGLSSVIAPLPAEAWGKKKKGKTSAGAPSAQKISAVASKMLQKARVLREKGKNEQAIETYKQALQIDPALPEAYLELADIYSDINIPESASAMLEAGLPLAEQLGYEPAALAAAWCRAAELNVRLGNLDLASGDLVKATTLDPDDPLPHKIAGDIHAVKQRYEDAFKAYREAVRLDPQFGDAWAAMGTLALETKRAKEAQAAYNGLLGADTDRARQFAESMRQARLKPVVTQKQSPERIAAPADDPYAVPGTPSGSDKPKAAVPPAPKPVVTTVRENPYEGIEPRPVSSTLPLATKASAAAASRPPASASAGDTDGATPSRQAASAPARVQAATSPETAQAAAGAPATEAAPLSDSLLQAMADRLFDEDPAMADKACEEMALYAEQAFPVVVERLPDPDPDRRIRLIRALSRMKKIAETVSPVLEELLLDPDPGVQAAAETAMDDLKKER; translated from the coding sequence ATGGCCTGCGGCAACCGCTCGATCGCTCAGAGCGGGAACCGGCGCCGCCCCCGCCTGGGGGTGGCGCTGGTTCTCGTCTGCGGCCTTTCCTCCGTCATCGCGCCCTTGCCCGCCGAGGCCTGGGGCAAAAAGAAAAAGGGAAAAACGTCCGCCGGCGCGCCCTCCGCGCAGAAAATCTCGGCCGTCGCGTCGAAAATGCTTCAGAAGGCCCGCGTCCTGCGCGAGAAAGGGAAGAACGAACAGGCGATCGAGACCTACAAACAGGCTCTGCAGATCGACCCAGCCCTCCCTGAAGCGTATCTCGAACTGGCCGATATCTATAGCGATATAAATATTCCGGAAAGCGCCTCGGCGATGCTGGAAGCGGGACTGCCCTTAGCCGAACAACTCGGATACGAACCGGCCGCGCTCGCCGCGGCCTGGTGCCGGGCCGCCGAACTGAACGTCCGGCTCGGCAATCTCGACCTGGCGTCCGGTGACCTCGTGAAAGCGACGACGCTGGATCCAGACGACCCGCTGCCGCATAAAATAGCCGGAGATATTCACGCTGTAAAACAGCGGTATGAAGACGCGTTCAAGGCATACCGCGAAGCCGTTCGTCTTGACCCGCAGTTCGGAGACGCCTGGGCCGCCATGGGAACGCTGGCGCTCGAGACGAAGCGGGCAAAAGAGGCGCAAGCCGCATACAACGGCCTCCTCGGGGCGGATACGGACCGCGCCCGACAGTTTGCCGAATCAATGCGGCAGGCCCGCCTGAAGCCCGTCGTGACCCAGAAACAATCGCCTGAACGGATCGCCGCTCCTGCGGACGATCCCTACGCCGTTCCGGGAACGCCTTCTGGATCAGACAAGCCGAAAGCCGCGGTTCCGCCGGCCCCGAAACCTGTGGTTACGACAGTTCGCGAAAATCCGTATGAGGGCATCGAGCCTCGCCCCGTCTCATCTACGCTGCCCTTGGCAACGAAAGCATCGGCCGCGGCAGCGTCCCGGCCACCGGCATCCGCTTCCGCCGGCGACACCGATGGTGCGACTCCTTCCCGGCAGGCGGCTTCCGCTCCTGCGCGGGTGCAGGCTGCGACATCTCCGGAAACGGCGCAGGCTGCCGCCGGCGCACCGGCGACCGAAGCCGCCCCGCTTTCTGACTCGCTCCTCCAGGCGATGGCGGACAGGCTGTTCGACGAGGATCCGGCGATGGCCGACAAGGCTTGCGAAGAGATGGCGCTGTATGCCGAACAGGCATTTCCCGTGGTCGTCGAGCGCCTGCCCGATCCCGATCCCGATCGGCGTATCCGTCTCATCCGGGCCCTGAGCCGGATGAAGAAGATCGCCGAAACCGTCTCACCGGTTCTCGAAGAACTGCTCCTCGATCCGGATCCCGGCGTGCAGGCCGCTGCCGAAACGGCCATGGACGATCTGAAAAAAGAGCGATAA
- a CDS encoding tetratricopeptide repeat protein: protein MRAFTCLLLAFVLCFAGGFPVTAADPTDALKECRALERAGKFEDALEKYLVLLKAAPSEELYRDTGSLLGKLQRYAEAEKLLKEATQAFPRSTALLNLEALIALRQGRGDDARRIWKTVLEIDAGNSFARRELDKLEHRGTASPAKTPAPATAQIETPPAPATPQIETAPVPALERPVMGKEGTPLSPEEQKKLAEKLYEEMLGLDKWETARFEELHRQVIEKCPATDHAVESCWRLSNLYLMADDQPRYEDVIQVLEHLVTKYPNSRIVPDAKNRLLLAYKNGGHPDKVVTMYQELFKINSNPDDRTFMLWGLEYADALFAVGKAEEARALYQQVIEKDGGKDQLEARVARERLGQK, encoded by the coding sequence ATGCGCGCTTTCACATGCCTGTTGCTGGCCTTTGTCCTGTGCTTCGCCGGCGGGTTCCCCGTCACCGCGGCCGATCCGACCGACGCACTCAAGGAGTGCCGGGCTCTCGAGCGGGCCGGCAAATTCGAAGACGCTCTCGAGAAATATCTCGTGCTTCTCAAAGCCGCTCCGTCAGAGGAACTGTATCGTGACACCGGTTCGCTTCTGGGAAAACTCCAGCGATACGCCGAAGCCGAAAAACTGCTGAAGGAAGCCACGCAAGCCTTTCCGCGCAGCACCGCCCTGCTGAACCTGGAAGCGCTGATCGCTCTCCGGCAGGGGCGAGGGGACGACGCCCGCAGGATCTGGAAGACCGTTCTCGAGATCGACGCCGGCAACTCGTTCGCCCGGCGGGAACTCGACAAACTCGAACACCGCGGCACGGCGTCTCCGGCGAAAACGCCCGCTCCGGCCACCGCGCAGATCGAAACGCCCCCCGCTCCGGCCACCCCGCAGATCGAAACGGCCCCTGTTCCGGCTCTCGAAAGGCCGGTCATGGGAAAGGAAGGAACGCCCCTTTCCCCCGAAGAACAAAAAAAACTGGCGGAAAAGCTGTATGAAGAAATGCTCGGTCTCGACAAATGGGAAACAGCCAGATTCGAGGAACTGCACAGGCAGGTCATCGAGAAGTGCCCGGCGACGGATCATGCGGTGGAATCCTGCTGGCGTCTGTCGAACCTGTATCTGATGGCCGACGATCAACCGCGATACGAGGACGTCATCCAGGTTCTCGAACATCTCGTCACGAAGTATCCGAATTCCCGGATCGTTCCCGATGCGAAAAACCGGCTTCTGCTCGCTTACAAGAACGGCGGGCATCCGGATAAAGTAGTCACTATGTATCAAGAACTTTTCAAAATCAACTCAAACCCCGACGACCGCACGTTCATGCTCTGGGGACTCGAGTATGCCGATGCGCTCTTCGCCGTCGGAAAGGCCGAGGAGGCACGCGCCCTGTATCAGCAGGTGATCGAAAAAGACGGCGGGAAGGACCAGCTTGAAGCCAGGGTCGCCCGCGAACGTCTCGGACAGAAATGA
- a CDS encoding ion transporter, whose translation MNSAPVPPANGFAPPCGDCPTRQAKLHPERRKHPKIRAIVDHPVFVAIIVGLILLSVVLILVETFGGLTPEANFDIEIVNDVITMIFVVELLMRWLVSQTTGHFFRRHWIDVLAVLPLLRVFRLGRVFQLVRIVRVFSLATVLQRRLAVFGAILEGRTLEYAVILSFMFFAVIFGGVGFSQYEVGLDAELKTPGDALWKSLFTLLSGEYASYPASLGGKIVFAIMLLFGMGTFAMLTGTFSALMIQKLKENAMQRTANPEDLNGHIIICGFSAKIAILVAEFSSEPKLAETDILIVSQLADINELRSKRVRTDRLTIMKEDFTQMDTLLRAGIKRARTAIILSEHGENRSTQDIDARTILCGLTIERLNPGIHTSAELYNAEYADHLTTAGVEDVVIQGDVSGRLLARVAMQQGLLGFFRDLLTNQSGNGLTFMPVPEKLVGADVEEALGTLRKDRDAILVAVKPEDEPLIVNPRGRKLEKDDQLLLILPIA comes from the coding sequence ATGAATTCAGCGCCCGTGCCTCCAGCCAACGGCTTTGCGCCTCCGTGCGGCGACTGTCCGACCCGACAGGCGAAACTGCATCCGGAGCGGCGCAAACATCCGAAAATTCGGGCGATCGTCGATCATCCGGTATTTGTGGCGATCATTGTCGGCCTGATCCTCCTGTCCGTCGTCCTCATCCTTGTCGAGACGTTCGGAGGGCTCACGCCGGAAGCCAACTTCGACATCGAGATCGTCAATGACGTCATCACGATGATTTTCGTCGTCGAACTTCTGATGAGATGGCTTGTCAGCCAGACCACCGGGCATTTTTTCAGGCGCCACTGGATCGATGTGCTTGCCGTGCTTCCCCTCCTGCGCGTGTTCCGCCTCGGGCGCGTGTTTCAACTCGTCCGTATCGTGAGGGTTTTTTCCCTCGCCACGGTTCTGCAGCGGCGGCTCGCCGTTTTCGGGGCGATTCTGGAGGGGCGGACGCTGGAATACGCGGTCATTCTCTCGTTCATGTTTTTTGCGGTCATTTTCGGAGGCGTCGGTTTTTCGCAGTATGAGGTGGGGCTCGACGCCGAACTGAAGACGCCGGGCGATGCGTTATGGAAGTCCCTGTTCACGCTTTTGTCCGGGGAATACGCGAGTTACCCCGCTTCGCTCGGCGGCAAGATCGTATTCGCGATCATGCTGCTGTTCGGCATGGGAACCTTCGCGATGCTTACCGGTACCTTTTCGGCCCTGATGATCCAGAAGCTCAAGGAGAATGCGATGCAGCGGACCGCCAATCCCGAAGACCTGAACGGACATATCATCATCTGCGGATTCAGCGCGAAGATTGCGATTCTGGTCGCGGAGTTTTCGTCCGAGCCGAAACTCGCCGAAACGGATATCCTGATTGTGTCCCAACTTGCCGACATCAACGAGCTTCGAAGCAAACGCGTGCGTACGGATCGTCTCACGATCATGAAAGAGGATTTCACCCAGATGGACACTCTGCTTCGCGCCGGCATCAAGCGCGCCAGAACGGCGATTATCCTCTCCGAACACGGGGAAAACCGGTCGACGCAGGACATCGATGCCCGCACGATCCTCTGCGGTCTCACGATCGAACGTCTGAATCCCGGCATTCACACGTCCGCTGAATTATATAATGCAGAGTATGCAGATCATCTCACCACTGCCGGCGTCGAGGACGTCGTCATCCAGGGCGACGTCTCTGGCCGTCTCCTCGCGCGAGTGGCGATGCAGCAGGGACTTCTCGGTTTCTTCAGGGATCTGCTGACGAACCAGAGCGGAAACGGGCTCACGTTCATGCCGGTTCCTGAAAAACTCGTCGGCGCCGATGTCGAGGAGGCCTTGGGAACCCTCAGAAAAGACCGGGATGCCATTCTTGTTGCCGTCAAGCCCGAAGATGAACCGTTGATCGTAAATCCGCGGGGGCGGAAACTCGAGAAAGACGATCAGTTGCTCCTGATCCTTCCAATCGCATGA
- the murJ gene encoding murein biosynthesis integral membrane protein MurJ has product MTERIPSGEVAPLSAKTGNAVGGGIMRSAAVMGVATFFSRIAGLVREQSFAYFFGAGAWTDAFNVAFRIPNLLRDLFAEGAMSAAFVPTFNAVLEKEGRERAFRLTSITLTMLVLVVGAITALGIAVSPMLVKIMAPEFASDSAKFAVTVNMTRIMFPFLLVISLAALVMGVLNSLGEFFVPAVAPVFLNLAMIVAGFTLCPFFETLGRRPIEGMAVGAMIGGFLQLAAQWPALRRTGFRFEWVYQPGDTGMKRIVALMLPGTIGLAATQVNVAISTILATSQGDGAVSWLNYAFRLMQLPLGIFGVAIAQATLPIISRQAAANDREAMAGTLAGSIKLTSFINIVAAMGLAALSVPVIRLLFEHGRFTCADTAATATALQAYAAGLVFFSLIKVLGPAFYALGDTSVPVKASFASVAACIGANLALIGPCGYWGLALGTSVGSGVNALILYTVLSGRMGGFGRYGVAGSLARTLLAGAAMAGAMWWVETPVFEALRAGVGGLPRIPAVPAGLLSLAAAGFAGGIVLVATAKLLRHHEADEGFAMILRRLRRRQSMS; this is encoded by the coding sequence GTGACTGAACGGATTCCATCCGGCGAGGTTGCGCCTCTCTCCGCAAAAACCGGCAACGCTGTCGGCGGCGGCATCATGCGCTCGGCGGCGGTCATGGGCGTGGCGACGTTCTTCAGTCGTATCGCCGGCCTGGTGCGGGAGCAGAGTTTCGCGTATTTCTTCGGTGCCGGCGCCTGGACCGACGCGTTCAACGTCGCGTTCCGGATCCCCAACCTGCTTCGTGACCTGTTCGCCGAAGGCGCGATGAGCGCGGCGTTCGTGCCGACGTTCAACGCTGTCCTCGAGAAGGAGGGGCGGGAACGGGCGTTCCGGCTGACGAGCATCACCCTGACGATGCTCGTTCTCGTCGTGGGAGCGATCACGGCCCTGGGAATCGCCGTCTCGCCCATGCTGGTGAAGATCATGGCGCCCGAGTTCGCGTCGGATTCGGCGAAGTTCGCGGTGACGGTGAACATGACGCGGATCATGTTTCCCTTCCTGCTGGTCATCTCGCTGGCCGCTTTGGTGATGGGCGTTCTCAACTCGCTCGGGGAGTTTTTCGTTCCGGCCGTCGCTCCGGTGTTCCTGAATCTCGCGATGATCGTGGCCGGGTTCACTCTCTGCCCGTTTTTTGAAACCCTCGGCCGACGTCCCATCGAGGGCATGGCCGTCGGTGCGATGATCGGCGGTTTCCTGCAGCTGGCTGCGCAGTGGCCGGCGTTGCGTCGGACCGGGTTTCGCTTCGAGTGGGTGTATCAGCCGGGAGATACCGGGATGAAACGGATCGTCGCGCTGATGCTGCCCGGCACCATCGGCCTCGCGGCGACGCAGGTGAACGTGGCGATCAGCACGATACTCGCGACATCGCAAGGCGACGGGGCCGTATCCTGGCTCAACTATGCGTTCCGGCTGATGCAACTTCCGCTTGGCATATTCGGGGTTGCGATCGCGCAGGCGACCCTGCCGATCATCTCCCGTCAGGCGGCCGCAAACGACCGCGAGGCGATGGCCGGCACGCTCGCGGGTTCGATCAAACTGACGAGTTTCATCAATATCGTGGCGGCCATGGGACTGGCGGCGCTTTCCGTGCCCGTCATCCGACTTCTGTTCGAGCACGGGCGTTTTACCTGCGCCGATACGGCAGCAACGGCGACCGCCCTCCAGGCGTATGCGGCCGGCCTGGTGTTTTTCTCTCTCATCAAGGTTCTCGGCCCCGCCTTTTACGCGCTCGGAGACACCTCCGTGCCCGTGAAGGCGAGCTTCGCCTCCGTCGCCGCCTGCATCGGCGCCAACCTGGCTCTGATCGGGCCGTGCGGCTACTGGGGCCTCGCGCTGGGCACCTCCGTCGGTTCGGGTGTCAACGCGCTGATCCTCTATACCGTGCTGAGCGGTCGGATGGGCGGTTTCGGGCGATACGGCGTGGCCGGATCGCTCGCGCGCACGCTTCTGGCCGGCGCGGCGATGGCCGGGGCGATGTGGTGGGTGGAAACCCCGGTGTTCGAGGCGCTTCGGGCGGGAGTCGGCGGGTTGCCGCGAATCCCGGCCGTTCCGGCGGGCCTTCTGTCGCTCGCGGCGGCGGGATTTGCGGGCGGCATCGTCCTCGTTGCAACGGCCAAACTCCTCCGCCACCACGAGGCGGACGAAGGATTCGCCATGATCCTGCGACGTCTCAGGCGCCGACAGTCAATGTCCTGA